The following coding sequences are from one Paenibacillus sp. FSL R5-0912 window:
- a CDS encoding aldehyde dehydrogenase: MLQLTAPHIDQLLAEHRQWFSSGITRTPGFRLEQLQKLKDAIKRSEPRIIAALNKDLRKSEFEAYATEIGFTLDSIGYMMKHLRRWMKPVKVRSPLHMFPAKSSIIAEPYGTALIIGPFNYPFQLLIEPLIGAIAAGNCAVLKPSESTPATSAVIEDMIRETFDPAYIRVVQGEKETTNLLIHAKFDYIFFTGSVPVGRIVMEAAAKNLVPVTLELGGKSPVIVDKTANLEAAAKRIVWGKLINVGQTCIAPDYLLVHSDVAAELIGRIKHNITAFYGTDIRHNTDYGRIVNERQLRRIEKMLEQDRDKLILGGSVVPEDLYIEPSLIYPASWSDASMEDEIFGPVLPIMEYSQISEVIRTINDHPKPLALYLFTEDKQVEEQVMGSVSFGGGCVNDTITHVASTHLPFGGVGNSGIGGYHGKHSFELFSHRKSIVKRSTRLDFGIVYPPYGNKVKLARKLLK; this comes from the coding sequence ATGTTGCAGTTAACCGCACCCCATATCGACCAGCTGCTGGCAGAGCATAGACAATGGTTCAGCAGCGGAATCACGAGAACCCCCGGCTTCCGGCTGGAGCAGCTGCAGAAGCTGAAGGATGCCATCAAGCGCAGTGAGCCCCGGATTATCGCCGCCTTGAATAAGGATCTGCGTAAGAGTGAGTTCGAGGCGTACGCCACCGAAATCGGCTTTACGCTGGACAGCATCGGCTATATGATGAAGCATCTCCGGCGCTGGATGAAGCCGGTTAAGGTAAGATCACCGCTGCATATGTTCCCGGCGAAGAGCAGCATTATAGCAGAGCCTTATGGGACTGCGCTCATCATCGGACCTTTCAATTATCCGTTCCAGCTTCTGATTGAGCCGCTAATCGGGGCCATTGCCGCCGGCAATTGCGCGGTATTGAAGCCTTCCGAGAGTACCCCGGCTACTTCGGCAGTCATTGAAGACATGATCCGGGAGACCTTTGACCCCGCATATATCCGGGTGGTGCAGGGTGAGAAAGAAACGACAAATCTGCTTATTCACGCGAAATTCGATTATATATTCTTCACCGGCAGCGTGCCTGTAGGCAGAATTGTCATGGAGGCGGCAGCGAAGAATCTGGTGCCTGTAACCCTTGAGCTGGGCGGTAAAAGTCCGGTCATTGTCGACAAGACCGCCAATCTGGAGGCCGCGGCCAAACGGATCGTGTGGGGCAAGCTGATCAATGTCGGGCAGACCTGTATCGCCCCGGATTACCTGCTGGTCCATAGCGATGTTGCAGCTGAGCTGATCGGGCGGATCAAACACAACATCACCGCATTCTACGGAACGGATATCCGGCATAACACAGACTACGGACGGATTGTGAATGAACGCCAGCTGCGGCGGATTGAAAAGATGCTTGAGCAGGACCGCGATAAGCTGATCCTGGGCGGCAGCGTTGTGCCGGAGGATCTGTACATTGAGCCGTCCCTGATCTACCCGGCTTCCTGGAGCGATGCCTCGATGGAGGATGAAATCTTCGGACCGGTGCTGCCGATTATGGAATACAGTCAGATTAGCGAGGTGATCCGGACTATCAACGATCACCCTAAGCCGCTCGCCCTCTATCTGTTCACTGAGGATAAGCAGGTCGAGGAACAGGTGATGGGCAGCGTTTCCTTCGGGGGCGGCTGTGTGAATGATACCATTACCCATGTAGCCAGCACCCATCTGCCGTTCGGCGGTGTGGGGAATTCCGGGATAGGCGGCTATCACGGCAAGCATAGCTTTGAGCTTTTCTCCCACCGCAAGAGCATTGTTAAGCGAAGCACGAGACTGGATTTCGGGATTGTCTATCCGCCATACGGCAACAAGGTCAAGCTGGCACGGAAGCTGCTGAAGTAG